A section of the Gloeobacter violaceus PCC 7421 genome encodes:
- a CDS encoding RNA recognition motif domain-containing protein, whose product MSVRLYVGNLPEEVTRQELEAIFAPAGEVVSLKVITDRKTGKCRGFGFLTVSTPEAADSFIEQFNGVSFKDVALRVEKAQPKAKSDRSDEGDGEAAAPAPAVAAGSEATEPQVESAAAPRPVPARAAGPISTGRPPIRKVDKSQRDRQGDGGRRQGDSRRDRPAATTVSSDEANQPDPRWADALRDIRRQLTTKA is encoded by the coding sequence ATGTCCGTTCGACTCTACGTTGGAAATTTGCCCGAAGAGGTCACCCGCCAGGAATTGGAGGCGATTTTCGCCCCCGCCGGCGAAGTGGTCTCCCTCAAAGTGATTACCGACCGCAAGACCGGCAAGTGCCGGGGCTTTGGTTTTCTGACCGTGTCCACCCCCGAAGCCGCCGACAGCTTCATCGAGCAATTCAACGGCGTCAGCTTCAAAGATGTCGCCCTGCGCGTCGAGAAGGCCCAGCCCAAGGCCAAGAGCGACCGCAGCGACGAAGGTGACGGCGAAGCCGCCGCCCCCGCCCCCGCCGTGGCCGCCGGCAGCGAAGCGACCGAACCGCAGGTGGAGAGCGCCGCTGCTCCCCGCCCCGTCCCGGCCCGCGCCGCCGGTCCGATTAGCACCGGCCGCCCGCCGATCCGCAAAGTCGACAAAAGCCAGCGCGACCGTCAGGGCGACGGCGGCCGCCGCCAGGGCGACAGCCGCCGCGATCGGCCAGCGGCCACCACCGTCTCCTCCGACGAGGCCAACCAGCCCGACCCGCGCTGGGCCGACGCCCTGCGCGACATTCGCCGCCAATTGACCACCAAGGCCTAG
- the pheT gene encoding phenylalanine--tRNA ligase subunit beta, whose protein sequence is MRVSFNWLQEYVEFDFTPSELAEKLTMAGFEVEHVEDRRTWAAGVVVGRVLECAPHPQADRLHVCRVDIGTGRLLNIVCGAPNARAGIYAPVAPVGTYLPIKDLKLRAASIRGMPSEGMLCSLEELGLEKASEGIHIFPEASLPLGLDVGPLLGLDDAILEVASTANRADALSMVGIAREVAALTGGILRLPLVDAPLVPRGDLAARIAEPEACPVYTATLLEEVAVGPAPDWLRERLEKAGMRPINNVVDVTNYVLLEWGQPLHAFDADRLAAGTLGVRFAHKGEQLVTLDGTERPLTPANLLITAGERPVALAGVMGGEATEVGGQTRRIVLEAAIFDPPAIRRSARVFALRTEASARYERGVDASALEHALGRALQLLADCAGARAVVQATDDYRRRENRVVSLRPERLAQILGEDIPDAEIARVLKNLGFDVQTGPQEFAVTVPGHRLRDIEREIDLIEEVARVVGYDRFAPTLPPPADGGYLPFEDFIERRVRSLCQGAGLTEVVTYSLAPDRDQQPVVLSNPLSAELNSLRTNLIDGLLEILRFNRSQGNMPFHAFEVGVVFLRSDEGIFESGRLGAVMCGEPAVGDWQKLTPPFDWFAAKGVLAAILQPWQIEVEYQADRRDERLHPGRTASLWVSGERLGTLGQLHPRLASRLDLPEQTFVFEIDLDFLIDLVRERPVEFRSFSPFPPAARDLSFYAREALTVFEFERLIREQGEPLLESVALLDEFKGQGVPEGCRSLAFRMVYRSDHTLTEEEITAVHQRVRQALAERYSVDLRS, encoded by the coding sequence ATGCGCGTCTCCTTCAACTGGCTTCAAGAGTACGTCGAATTTGATTTCACGCCGTCCGAACTGGCCGAGAAGCTGACCATGGCGGGCTTCGAAGTTGAACATGTCGAAGATCGGCGCACCTGGGCGGCCGGGGTGGTGGTGGGCCGGGTGCTCGAGTGCGCGCCCCATCCCCAGGCCGACCGGCTGCACGTCTGCCGGGTCGATATCGGCACGGGCCGATTGCTCAACATCGTCTGCGGCGCTCCCAACGCCCGCGCCGGCATCTACGCGCCGGTGGCCCCGGTCGGCACGTATCTACCGATCAAAGACTTGAAACTGCGCGCCGCGAGCATCCGGGGTATGCCGAGCGAAGGCATGCTCTGCTCACTCGAAGAGTTGGGCCTCGAAAAAGCCTCCGAGGGCATTCATATCTTTCCCGAGGCGTCGCTGCCCCTTGGCCTCGACGTGGGACCGCTGCTCGGCCTCGACGACGCGATTCTCGAAGTGGCCTCGACCGCCAACCGCGCCGACGCCCTCAGCATGGTGGGGATCGCCCGCGAGGTGGCGGCCCTGACCGGCGGCATCTTGCGCCTGCCCCTGGTCGATGCGCCCCTGGTGCCCAGGGGCGATCTGGCCGCCCGGATCGCCGAGCCGGAAGCCTGCCCGGTCTATACCGCCACCTTATTAGAGGAAGTCGCCGTCGGTCCTGCTCCCGACTGGCTGCGCGAGCGCCTCGAAAAAGCCGGCATGCGCCCCATCAACAATGTCGTCGATGTCACCAACTACGTGCTGCTCGAATGGGGCCAGCCGCTGCACGCCTTCGATGCCGACCGGCTCGCCGCCGGTACCCTGGGGGTGCGCTTCGCCCACAAAGGCGAGCAGCTGGTCACCCTGGATGGAACCGAGCGGCCCTTGACACCCGCAAATCTGCTCATCACCGCCGGCGAGCGGCCGGTTGCCCTCGCCGGGGTGATGGGGGGCGAGGCCACCGAGGTGGGCGGACAGACCCGGCGCATCGTGCTGGAGGCGGCCATCTTCGACCCGCCCGCGATTCGCCGCTCCGCCCGCGTCTTTGCGCTGCGCACCGAGGCTTCGGCGCGCTACGAACGTGGTGTGGACGCCTCCGCCCTCGAACACGCCCTCGGCCGCGCTCTGCAACTATTGGCCGATTGCGCAGGGGCGCGCGCCGTCGTCCAGGCAACCGACGATTACCGCCGTCGCGAGAACCGCGTGGTGTCCCTGCGGCCCGAGCGCCTCGCCCAGATCCTGGGCGAAGACATCCCGGATGCGGAGATTGCCCGGGTGCTCAAGAACCTCGGCTTCGACGTACAGACGGGGCCGCAGGAATTCGCCGTCACCGTACCGGGTCATCGATTGCGCGATATCGAGCGCGAAATCGATCTCATCGAAGAAGTGGCGCGCGTCGTCGGTTACGACCGCTTCGCGCCCACCCTGCCGCCCCCCGCCGACGGCGGCTATCTGCCTTTTGAGGACTTTATCGAGCGGCGGGTGCGCTCGCTCTGTCAGGGAGCGGGGCTCACCGAGGTGGTGACTTACTCGCTCGCCCCGGACCGCGACCAGCAGCCGGTGGTGCTCAGCAATCCGCTGAGCGCCGAACTCAACAGCCTGCGCACCAATTTGATCGACGGCTTGCTTGAGATCCTGCGCTTCAACCGCTCCCAGGGAAACATGCCCTTTCACGCCTTCGAAGTGGGGGTCGTCTTTTTGCGCTCCGACGAGGGCATCTTCGAGTCGGGCCGGCTTGGGGCGGTGATGTGCGGCGAGCCTGCGGTGGGCGACTGGCAAAAACTCACCCCCCCCTTCGATTGGTTCGCAGCCAAAGGCGTGCTTGCGGCGATTTTGCAGCCGTGGCAGATCGAAGTCGAATACCAGGCCGACCGCCGGGACGAGCGGCTGCACCCGGGGCGAACGGCTTCGCTGTGGGTATCGGGCGAGCGGCTCGGCACCCTCGGCCAGCTTCACCCCCGTCTGGCTTCCCGACTGGATCTACCCGAGCAGACGTTTGTATTCGAGATCGATCTCGATTTTTTGATCGACCTGGTGCGCGAGCGGCCGGTCGAATTTCGTTCCTTCTCCCCCTTTCCTCCGGCGGCGCGGGACTTGTCGTTCTATGCCCGCGAGGCGCTCACCGTCTTCGAATTCGAGCGGCTCATCCGCGAGCAGGGCGAACCGCTGCTCGAATCGGTCGCGCTGCTCGATGAATTCAAGGGCCAGGGGGTGCCGGAGGGCTGCCGCTCCCTCGCCTTTCGGATGGTTTACCGCAGCGACCACACGCTCACCGAAGAGGAGATCACCGCCGTCCACCAGCGCGTCCGGCAGGCTCTGGCCGAGCGCTACTCGGTCGATCTGCGCAGCTGA
- the rsmH gene encoding 16S rRNA (cytosine(1402)-N(4))-methyltransferase RsmH has translation MRQDLTGTPRFFRLTQGYPGRAHSAVNTLHRSVLLEETIVGLQVHPGGLYLDATVGLGGHSEAILRTESTRVVALDQDEDALAQARLRLAPFGERVRFEHINFAEFEPGEERFDGIVADLGVSSMQLDSPERGFSWRFESPLDMRMDGGGEAETAADLVNTCSAEQLSDLFWRYGEERFSRRIARRIVERRPLRTTTELAAVVASAIPTRQPIHPATRVFQALRIAVNGEVAALETFLERSPDWLVPGGRLAVISFHSLEDRPVKHRWRADPRLEVLTRKTITAGEAEIQSNPRARSARLRLARRLSPSEESRS, from the coding sequence ATGCGACAAGACTTGACAGGAACTCCGCGATTTTTTAGGCTGACTCAAGGTTATCCAGGTCGCGCCCACTCCGCAGTGAACACTCTCCATCGATCGGTCCTGTTGGAAGAAACTATTGTCGGTCTGCAGGTGCACCCCGGCGGACTCTACCTTGACGCCACCGTCGGCCTGGGTGGGCACAGCGAGGCCATCTTGCGCACCGAAAGCACCCGGGTGGTCGCCCTCGATCAAGACGAGGACGCCCTTGCGCAGGCGCGGCTACGCCTGGCCCCCTTCGGCGAACGGGTGCGCTTTGAACACATCAACTTTGCCGAATTCGAGCCGGGGGAGGAGCGCTTCGACGGCATCGTCGCCGATCTGGGCGTCAGTTCGATGCAACTGGATAGCCCCGAGCGGGGTTTTTCGTGGCGGTTCGAATCGCCCCTCGACATGCGCATGGACGGCGGGGGCGAGGCCGAGACGGCGGCGGACCTGGTCAACACCTGCAGCGCCGAGCAGTTGAGCGACCTGTTCTGGCGCTACGGTGAGGAGCGCTTCTCGCGGCGCATCGCCCGGCGGATCGTCGAGCGGCGCCCCTTGCGCACGACCACCGAACTGGCCGCGGTAGTCGCCTCGGCCATCCCGACCCGCCAGCCCATCCACCCCGCCACCCGCGTCTTTCAGGCGTTGCGCATCGCCGTCAACGGCGAAGTCGCAGCTCTGGAAACCTTTCTTGAGCGCAGTCCCGACTGGCTGGTACCGGGAGGACGCCTCGCCGTCATCAGCTTCCACAGCCTTGAGGACCGGCCGGTCAAGCACCGCTGGCGCGCCGATCCCCGTCTCGAAGTGCTCACCCGCAAAACGATCACAGCCGGCGAAGCTGAGATCCAGTCCAACCCCCGCGCCCGTTCGGCCAGGCTGCGCCTGGCCCGCCGCCTTTCACCCAGTGAGGAGTCTCGATCGTGA
- a CDS encoding peptidoglycan D,D-transpeptidase FtsI family protein: MRSIRRQTTSRLWLVGIGVLAAAGGLGYRLYDLQVTQASTLQERAALQRERTVKSERPRAGIVDRRGVALALDEPIFDLYAHPFLIDAEAKLLASRQASRQKGVDREALEAKLAAQHRQALRSEMALALAQATGRPAAEIAARLTENRRTVALARGLGENARERIVQAKLPGLEFGSRRRRFYPDGANSAALVGFLNYEGQGQGGVEQFYHKRLTGASSSYPVTLGPGGLPLASTLPTEAFEGFEPGRLALTIDARVQRAARLALERGVEANRVTRGAAIVLEPQSGEILAMAVSPSFDNNRYGEFPPAHFKNWAVSDLYEPGSTFKPVNVALALSAGAIRPDTVVNDSGSMSFGRYTLSNYDRRARGAISVTKVLMVSSNIGMIRLMQKMPPTAYYDKLREIGIGGAGGVDLPGETRGIITNRTQFAKYPVQVATVAFGQGVALTPLQLASLHGAIANGGMAIQPHLVRAFENDEGQVLWKPEHRSTKRIFTSEATVAVREMMMHVVEEGTGKPARIPGYRIGGKTGTAQKANIGGRGYLAGKKITSFVGYLPARNPRYVVLVVLDEPKSGNAFGSTTAAPIVREICQELISYGNLPPSHPQELLAAAPKKP, translated from the coding sequence ATGCGTTCGATCCGGCGGCAAACCACCTCCCGCCTGTGGCTGGTGGGCATCGGTGTACTCGCGGCGGCGGGCGGTCTGGGCTACCGCCTCTACGATCTGCAGGTCACCCAGGCGAGCACCCTCCAGGAACGTGCCGCCCTCCAGCGCGAGCGCACGGTCAAATCCGAGCGGCCCCGGGCAGGAATCGTCGATCGGCGCGGGGTGGCCCTGGCCCTCGATGAGCCGATTTTTGATCTCTACGCCCACCCGTTTTTGATCGACGCGGAGGCAAAATTGCTCGCCTCGCGCCAGGCTTCCAGACAAAAAGGCGTCGATCGCGAGGCGCTGGAGGCCAAGCTTGCCGCCCAGCACCGTCAGGCGCTGCGCTCCGAGATGGCCCTGGCCCTCGCCCAGGCCACCGGTCGGCCCGCGGCCGAAATCGCCGCCCGCCTCACTGAAAATCGCCGCACCGTCGCCCTTGCCCGCGGCCTGGGCGAAAATGCCCGCGAGCGCATCGTGCAGGCGAAGCTGCCGGGGTTGGAGTTCGGTTCGCGCCGCCGCCGCTTCTACCCGGACGGGGCCAACAGCGCTGCGTTGGTGGGCTTTCTCAACTACGAAGGCCAGGGCCAGGGGGGCGTCGAGCAGTTCTACCACAAGCGCCTCACCGGCGCCTCGTCGAGCTACCCGGTCACCCTCGGCCCCGGGGGGCTGCCGCTGGCAAGCACCCTGCCCACCGAGGCGTTCGAAGGCTTCGAGCCCGGCCGTCTGGCCCTCACCATCGACGCGCGCGTGCAGCGTGCCGCCCGCCTTGCCCTGGAGCGCGGCGTCGAGGCCAACCGCGTCACTCGGGGTGCCGCCATTGTGCTGGAGCCCCAGAGCGGCGAAATTCTGGCGATGGCGGTGAGCCCCAGTTTCGACAACAACCGCTACGGCGAATTTCCGCCCGCCCATTTCAAGAACTGGGCGGTGAGCGACCTGTACGAACCAGGATCGACATTTAAGCCGGTCAACGTCGCCCTCGCCCTCAGCGCCGGGGCCATTCGCCCCGACACCGTCGTCAACGACTCCGGTTCGATGAGTTTTGGCCGCTATACGCTCAGCAACTACGACCGGCGGGCGCGCGGGGCGATTTCGGTCACCAAGGTGCTGATGGTCTCCAGCAACATCGGCATGATCCGCCTGATGCAAAAAATGCCGCCCACCGCGTACTACGACAAACTGCGCGAAATCGGCATCGGGGGAGCCGGCGGCGTCGATCTGCCGGGCGAAACGCGCGGGATCATCACCAACCGCACCCAGTTCGCCAAATACCCGGTGCAGGTGGCGACGGTGGCCTTCGGCCAGGGGGTGGCCCTCACGCCTTTGCAACTGGCAAGCCTGCACGGGGCGATTGCCAACGGCGGCATGGCCATCCAGCCCCACCTCGTGCGCGCCTTCGAGAATGACGAAGGCCAGGTGCTCTGGAAACCGGAGCACCGATCGACCAAGCGCATCTTCACCTCCGAGGCGACCGTCGCCGTGCGCGAGATGATGATGCACGTCGTCGAAGAGGGCACCGGCAAACCGGCGCGCATCCCGGGCTACCGCATCGGCGGCAAGACCGGCACCGCCCAAAAAGCCAACATCGGCGGGCGCGGCTACCTGGCGGGCAAAAAGATCACCAGCTTCGTGGGCTATCTGCCGGCGCGCAACCCACGCTACGTGGTGCTGGTGGTGCTGGATGAACCCAAGTCCGGTAACGCCTTCGGCTCCACCACCGCCGCTCCCATCGTGCGCGAAATCTGCCAGGAGCTGATTTCCTACGGCAACCTCCCCCCGAGTCACCCGCAGGAGTTGCTCGCCGCCGCGCCCAAAAAACCGTAG
- the rsmD gene encoding 16S rRNA (guanine(966)-N(2))-methyltransferase RsmD, with amino-acid sequence MSLRIYGNRLLRTPGGLDTRPTLGRVRTAVFGRWHGRVEGCHWLDLCAGAGTMGAEALARGAAEAIGIEQAAGAARIAAANWDKIAPGLGTIHKTDALTGVARLAKQGRVFDLIYFDPPYRGELYLPVLEAVVACGLLADDGELAAEHGEDLPDLPEAVGSLVRLDRRVYGGTVVSYYGFLGAAASNSCG; translated from the coding sequence ATGAGCCTGCGTATCTACGGCAACCGCTTGCTGCGCACCCCGGGCGGACTCGATACCCGGCCTACTTTAGGGCGGGTGCGCACGGCCGTCTTCGGTCGCTGGCACGGCCGGGTGGAAGGCTGCCATTGGCTCGATCTGTGCGCCGGGGCGGGCACGATGGGGGCCGAAGCCCTGGCGCGCGGCGCGGCAGAGGCAATCGGGATCGAGCAGGCGGCCGGGGCGGCGCGCATCGCCGCGGCCAACTGGGACAAGATCGCCCCCGGCCTCGGGACGATCCACAAAACGGACGCGCTTACCGGTGTCGCCCGTCTGGCAAAGCAGGGCCGGGTGTTCGATCTCATCTACTTCGACCCGCCTTACCGTGGGGAGCTTTACCTGCCGGTACTGGAGGCGGTCGTTGCCTGCGGGTTGCTGGCCGACGACGGCGAACTGGCTGCCGAGCACGGCGAAGATTTGCCGGATTTGCCCGAGGCCGTGGGTTCTCTGGTGCGACTCGATCGGCGGGTCTACGGCGGTACGGTGGTAAGCTACTACGGTTTTTTGGGCGCGGCGGCGAGCAACTCCTGCGGGTGA
- a CDS encoding DUF5615 family PIN-like protein, with the protein MAQLYADEQFPFPVVVLLRALGHDVLTAQEAGQATKGIPDEQVLDFAASRQCAVLTQNRRHFVRLHRFCPEHAGIVVCSEDLNWQRLADNIHRAIEDEEENLAGKLLRVNRPPS; encoded by the coding sequence ATGGCCCAGTTGTATGCCGACGAGCAATTTCCGTTTCCAGTCGTCGTTTTGCTGCGGGCACTGGGACATGACGTATTGACGGCTCAGGAGGCCGGCCAGGCTACCAAGGGCATACCAGACGAACAGGTATTGGACTTTGCTGCCAGTCGACAATGCGCTGTTCTCACCCAAAATCGTCGCCATTTTGTGCGGCTGCATCGCTTTTGTCCGGAGCATGCCGGAATCGTCGTCTGCTCCGAGGATTTGAACTGGCAGCGGCTTGCTGACAACATCCACAGGGCGATCGAGGATGAAGAGGAGAATCTGGCAGGAAAATTACTACGGGTCAATCGTCCTCCCTCATGA
- a CDS encoding DUF433 domain-containing protein, giving the protein MSLKELQPQLLALSPEEKAQAIELLAQSLSNSWRGVTKIPDVVGGDACVAGTRIPVWGLINYRRLGADDAQILAAFPQLTAADLRNAWAYAQAFPDEIEIAIRDNENA; this is encoded by the coding sequence GTGAGCCTTAAGGAACTTCAGCCCCAACTGCTCGCCCTTTCTCCCGAAGAGAAAGCTCAGGCGATTGAGCTTTTGGCTCAAAGTCTTAGCAATTCCTGGCGTGGCGTCACGAAAATTCCCGATGTCGTCGGCGGTGACGCCTGCGTCGCCGGAACCCGTATCCCGGTTTGGGGCTTGATCAACTACCGACGCCTGGGAGCCGACGATGCTCAGATTCTCGCGGCCTTTCCCCAACTCACGGCTGCGGACCTGCGGAACGCCTGGGCTTATGCACAAGCCTTTCCCGACGAAATCGAGATTGCCATTCGGGATAACGAGAACGCATAG